The following proteins are encoded in a genomic region of Pelodictyon phaeoclathratiforme BU-1:
- a CDS encoding phosphatase — protein sequence MVNQTQRVFLYDAYMSANPAKFGYWTVKCNVIVKNLAFEKNVTIWPCRSNDSSYWHISPCLFIRSLESNFELWSGLAWTTGARSLQFAIRYDVSGATYWDNNDGGDYFLVEDKVDSIVNTHSPLCLPQDDLVFRKADWDRYQTW from the coding sequence ATGGTCAACCAAACACAAAGAGTCTTTTTATACGACGCTTACATGTCCGCGAACCCTGCCAAATTTGGCTATTGGACAGTAAAGTGTAATGTGATTGTCAAGAATCTCGCGTTCGAAAAGAACGTTACTATTTGGCCTTGCCGATCTAACGATTCTTCGTATTGGCATATCAGTCCCTGCTTATTTATAAGATCATTGGAATCGAATTTTGAGTTGTGGTCTGGTCTTGCTTGGACAACCGGAGCTAGGTCTTTACAGTTTGCCATCAGATATGATGTAAGCGGTGCTACATACTGGGATAACAATGATGGTGGTGATTATTTTCTGGTCGAGGATAAAGTAGATAGTATAGTAAATACTCACAGTCCTCTGTGCCTTCCTCAGGATGATCTCGTATTTCGCAAGGCTGATTGGGATCGTTACCAGACATGGTAA